In Rhodothermales bacterium, the DNA window GGGGCGGCGGGCAGCGAGGGCGCTCTCATCGACATCGCGTTCGACGGCACGACCCACACCTACCGCCCACGCCGGACGACCGTACGCGGTGCCTCGGGCGTCGTGCTGCAGATCGCCCTGTTGGAGGACGTGACGCCGTTTCAAGCGCTCGACCGGGCGCGGCGCGAGTTCATCGCCACCGTCAGTCACGAGCTTCGCACGCCGCTCACGTCGCTGGGCGTCGCACTCGACCTCCTGCTCCGTGACCTCGTCGGCCCGCTCGCGCCCGCGCAGCGGGACCTCGTCGAGACGGCGAAGGCCGACCAGGACCGGCTGAAGCGGCTCGTGGCCGACCTCGTCGCGCTGGCCCGATTGGAGGCGGGGGAAGGCAGGGCGTCCGAGCCGGTGGACATGGCGAGCGCCGTCGCGACGGCGCTCGACGGGCTGCGGCTGCCGGCGCAGGAGGCGAGCGTGGAACTGGCTTCCCCTCTCGGAGACGAGCCGCTGTTCGTGCGGGGCGACGCGCAGCAGCTCGGTTGGGTACTCACGAACCTCGTCGGCAATGCCATCCGGCACGCCCCGCCGGGGACCGTCGTGACGGTGCGCGGCCGCCACGAGGACGGAGCCGTCCGGGTCGAGGTGGAGGATCAGGGGCCTGGCGTGCCCGCCGAGGCGGCGGAGCGGATCTTCGACCCGTTCGTGCAGGTGGACACGGGGGAGCACCGCCCCGGCAGCGCCGGCCTCGGCCTCTCCATCGCACGCCGCGTCGTGGAAGCGCACGGCGGGCGGATCTGGGCCGATCCCCATGCGGGTCACGGGCTCTTCGTCTTTACCCTTCCCTCGGAACCCTTCTCTTGATCCCGTCCTGTTGATGGAGCCCCTCCCCGAACCCGCCGCCCCAACCGTGCTCGTCGTCGACGACGAGCCGCACGTGCTGAAGACGGTCGAGGCGGCGCTCCGTGCGTTTGGCTACGCCGTCGAGGCGTTCGCTCGGCCCCAGGACGCGGTGGCGGCGGTCGCGGCGGGCGGGCCCGGCCGCTACGACCTCGCGCTCGTGGACCTCATGATGCGGCCGATGAACGGGCTGGAGGTTCTTGACCACCTCCGCGAGCGAGCGCCGGAGACACCCGTCGTGATCGTGACGGCGCACGGGACCGTCGAAACCGCCGTCGAAGCCGTGAAGCGGGGCGCGTTCCACTACCTCGCCAAGCCGTTCGAACTCGACGAACTCCGCCTCCTGGCCGAGCGGGCCGTCGAGCACGGCCGGCTCCGCCGCGAGGTGGTCCGCCTCCGGGCAGAGCTCGCGAGCGACCGTAGCGGGACCGCAATCGTGACGCGGGACCCGGCGTTCCGCGAAACGCTCGACCTCGCGGAACGGGTCGCTGAGAGCCCACTCCCCGTGCTCATCCAGGGGGAGAGCGGGACGGGGAAGGAACTCGTCGCGGCGCTCGTCCACGCACGGAGCGGGCGGGCGAAGGGGCCGCTCGTCAAGGTGAACTGCGCGGCCCTCCCCGAGAGCCTCCTCGAGAGCGAGTTGTTCGGCCACACGAAAGGGGCGTTTACGGGGGCGATGAAGGACCGGCAGGGCCGGTTCGAGACGGCCC includes these proteins:
- a CDS encoding sigma-54 dependent transcriptional regulator; protein product: MEPLPEPAAPTVLVVDDEPHVLKTVEAALRAFGYAVEAFARPQDAVAAVAAGGPGRYDLALVDLMMRPMNGLEVLDHLRERAPETPVVIVTAHGTVETAVEAVKRGAFHYLAKPFELDELRLLAERAVEHGRLRREVVRLRAELASDRSGTAIVTRDPAFRETLDLAERVAESPLPVLIQGESGTGKELVAALVHARSGRAKGPLVKVNCAALPESLLESELFGHTKGAFTGAMKDRQGRFETAHGGTLFLDEIGEIPTSVQAKLLRVLQEKTFERVGESQPRKVDVRVITATNRNLEAAMREGTFREDLYYRLNGVRLRLPPLRERPDDVPLLVTHFAARAAERYGDAVPEVGAEAMRALRAYAWPGNVRELENVVERAVLLARGGAVEVRHLPEELREVPEEAEGSLTLEDVERRHIARVLAQSDGYEEAARVLGIDPATLWRKRKRYDLS